A region from the Paenibacillus humicola genome encodes:
- the carB gene encoding carbamoyl-phosphate synthase large subunit translates to MPKNNELKKILVIGSGPIVIGQAAEFDYAGTQACQALKEEGYEVVLINSNPATIMTDTNMADKVYIEPITLDFVTQIIRQERPDGLLPTLGGQTGLNMAVELARAGVLERENVKLLGTQLTAIEKAEDRDLFRDLMRELEQPVPESTIVTTVEEAVAFAGEIGYPIIVRPAYTLGGTGGGICADEEELRETVASGIRYSPISQCLIEKSIAGMKEIEYEVMRDANDNCIVVCNMENFDPVGVHTGDSIVVAPSQTLSDREYQMLRSASLKIIRALNIEGGCNVQFALDPHSYQYYVIEVNPRVSRSSALASKATGYPIAKMAAKIAIGYTLDEIVNPVTGQTYACFEPTLDYIVSKIPRWPFDKFTSANRKLGTQMKATGEVMAIGRTFEESMHKAVRSLEIGVHRIHLKDAAELQDDVLRLRLQKPDDERMFLVAEAFRRGYELQDIQDLTKIDWWFLDKLEGIVRFENELRSAPALSEDLLYQAKRKGFSDRSIAEIRSEGGHAMTELQVRAQRLEQGLKPVYKMVDTCAAEFEASTPYYYSTYETENEVTDTAKEKVLVLGSGPIRIGQGIEFDYSTVHAVWAIQSAGYEAVIINNNPETVSTDFSTSDRLYFEPLFYEDVMNVIEQEKPIGVIVQFGGQTAINLAAPLTKAGVRILGSDLESIDAAEDRKKFEALLRKLDIAQPEGSTVTSVDKAVETAQKLGYPVLVRPSYVLGGRAMEIVYSDNELLSYMEQAVKINPEHPVLIDRYMLGKEAEVDAICDGETVLIPGIMEHIERAGVHSGDSIAVYPPQSISEDLKKEMVDITIKIAKELRVVGLVNIQFVIFQDKVYVIEVNPRSSRTVPFLSKITNIPMANLATKAILGTKLESLGYTDGLWPEADYVSVKVPVFSFAKLRRVDPTLTPEMKSTGEVMGRDQQYAKALYKGLIGAGMRIPPTGAIIATVADKDKPEAIDILRGFYDLGYNIIATGGTADALEAAGLRVNRVNKLSEGSPNILDLIRDGQAHFVVNTLTKGKTPARDGFRIRREAVENGVICMTSLDTVRALLNMLETINFSSRPMPVLQEK, encoded by the coding sequence ATGCCCAAAAATAATGAGCTGAAAAAAATTCTCGTCATCGGTTCCGGTCCGATCGTCATCGGACAGGCGGCCGAGTTCGACTACGCAGGCACCCAGGCTTGCCAGGCGCTGAAGGAAGAAGGTTACGAGGTTGTCCTGATCAACAGCAACCCGGCGACCATCATGACCGACACGAACATGGCCGATAAGGTTTACATCGAGCCCATCACGCTCGATTTCGTGACGCAAATTATTCGCCAGGAGCGGCCGGACGGCCTGCTGCCGACGCTCGGCGGCCAGACCGGCCTCAACATGGCGGTCGAGCTGGCCCGCGCAGGCGTGCTGGAGCGCGAAAACGTGAAGCTGCTCGGCACGCAGCTGACGGCGATCGAGAAGGCGGAGGACCGCGACCTGTTTCGCGATCTGATGCGCGAGCTGGAGCAGCCGGTGCCGGAGAGCACGATCGTGACAACCGTCGAGGAAGCGGTCGCTTTTGCCGGCGAAATCGGCTACCCGATCATCGTCCGCCCGGCTTATACGCTCGGCGGTACGGGAGGCGGCATTTGCGCGGACGAAGAAGAGCTGCGGGAAACGGTCGCGTCCGGCATCCGCTACAGCCCGATCAGCCAGTGCCTGATTGAGAAATCGATCGCCGGCATGAAAGAGATCGAATACGAGGTCATGCGCGATGCGAACGACAACTGCATCGTCGTCTGCAACATGGAGAACTTCGATCCGGTCGGCGTCCATACGGGCGATTCCATCGTCGTGGCGCCCAGCCAGACGCTGTCCGACCGCGAATATCAAATGCTCCGTTCGGCGTCGCTCAAAATCATCCGCGCGCTGAACATCGAAGGCGGCTGCAACGTTCAGTTCGCCCTCGACCCGCACAGCTATCAATATTACGTCATCGAGGTAAATCCGCGCGTCAGCCGCTCGTCGGCGCTCGCTTCCAAAGCGACGGGTTACCCGATCGCAAAGATGGCCGCCAAAATCGCCATCGGCTACACGCTCGACGAAATCGTCAACCCGGTTACGGGCCAGACCTACGCCTGTTTCGAGCCGACGCTCGACTACATCGTATCGAAAATCCCGCGCTGGCCGTTCGACAAGTTTACCTCGGCGAACCGCAAGCTCGGGACGCAGATGAAGGCGACCGGCGAAGTGATGGCAATCGGCCGCACATTCGAAGAATCGATGCATAAGGCGGTCCGCTCGCTGGAAATCGGCGTGCACCGCATTCACTTGAAGGATGCCGCCGAGCTGCAGGACGATGTGCTGCGTCTCCGCCTGCAAAAGCCGGACGACGAGCGGATGTTCCTCGTCGCCGAAGCGTTCCGCCGCGGCTACGAGCTGCAGGACATTCAGGACTTGACGAAAATCGACTGGTGGTTCCTGGACAAACTCGAAGGCATCGTCCGTTTCGAGAACGAGCTGCGCTCGGCTCCCGCGCTGTCGGAGGATCTGCTGTACCAAGCAAAGCGCAAAGGCTTCTCCGACCGATCGATCGCGGAAATCCGCTCCGAAGGCGGCCATGCGATGACCGAGCTGCAGGTGCGCGCCCAGCGGCTCGAGCAGGGGCTGAAGCCGGTTTACAAAATGGTCGATACGTGCGCGGCGGAGTTCGAAGCGTCGACGCCGTACTACTACTCGACCTATGAGACCGAAAACGAAGTGACCGATACGGCGAAGGAAAAGGTGCTCGTGCTCGGCTCCGGCCCGATCCGGATCGGTCAGGGCATCGAATTCGACTACTCGACCGTGCATGCGGTATGGGCGATTCAAAGCGCCGGCTACGAAGCGGTCATCATCAACAACAATCCGGAGACGGTTTCCACCGACTTCTCGACGTCCGACCGCCTGTATTTCGAGCCGCTTTTCTACGAGGACGTCATGAATGTGATCGAGCAGGAGAAACCGATCGGCGTCATCGTCCAGTTCGGCGGACAGACGGCGATTAACCTCGCCGCTCCGCTGACGAAGGCGGGCGTGCGCATCCTCGGTTCGGACCTGGAAAGCATCGATGCCGCCGAGGACCGCAAAAAATTCGAAGCGCTGCTGCGCAAGCTGGACATCGCCCAGCCGGAAGGCAGCACGGTCACGTCCGTCGACAAGGCGGTGGAAACGGCGCAGAAGCTGGGCTACCCGGTTCTGGTGCGCCCGTCGTACGTACTCGGCGGCCGCGCGATGGAAATCGTCTACTCCGATAACGAGCTGCTCAGCTACATGGAACAGGCGGTAAAAATCAATCCGGAGCATCCGGTGCTGATCGACCGCTACATGCTCGGCAAAGAAGCGGAGGTCGACGCGATCTGCGACGGCGAAACGGTGCTCATTCCGGGCATCATGGAGCATATCGAGCGCGCCGGCGTCCACTCCGGCGACTCGATCGCGGTCTACCCGCCGCAGTCGATCTCGGAGGACCTGAAGAAGGAGATGGTCGACATCACGATCAAAATCGCCAAGGAGCTGCGTGTCGTCGGTCTCGTCAACATCCAGTTTGTCATCTTCCAGGACAAGGTGTACGTCATCGAGGTTAACCCGCGCTCCTCGCGGACGGTGCCGTTCCTCAGCAAAATCACGAACATACCGATGGCCAATCTGGCGACGAAAGCGATTCTCGGCACGAAGCTCGAATCGCTCGGTTATACGGACGGTCTTTGGCCGGAGGCGGATTACGTATCGGTGAAGGTGCCGGTCTTCTCCTTCGCCAAGCTGCGCCGCGTCGATCCGACGCTGACGCCGGAGATGAAATCGACCGGCGAGGTGATGGGCCGCGACCAGCAGTACGCCAAGGCGCTGTACAAAGGGCTGATCGGCGCCGGCATGCGCATCCCGCCGACCGGCGCGATTATCGCGACCGTAGCCGATAAAGATAAGCCGGAGGCGATCGATATTTTGCGCGGCTTTTACGACCTTGGCTACAACATCATCGCGACCGGCGGCACGGCCGACGCGCTGGAGGCGGCCGGGCTTCGCGTCAATCGCGTCAACAAGCTGAGCGAAGGTTCGCCGAACATTCTCGACCTGATTCGCGACGGGCAGGCGCACTTCGTCGTCAACACGCTGACGAAAGGCAAAACGCCGGCACGCGACGGCTTCCGCATCCGCCGCGAAGCGGTCGAGAACGGCGTCATCTGCATGACGTCGCTCGATACAGTGCGGGCGCTGCTCAACATGCTCGAAACGATCAACTTCTCTTCCCGGCCGATGCCGGTGCTGCAGGAGAAATAA
- a CDS encoding glutamine-hydrolyzing carbamoyl-phosphate synthase small subunit, with protein MQARLLLEDGTLFTGLAFGAEGQSAGEVVFNTGITGYQEVISDPSYCGQIVTMTYPLVGNYGISRDDFESVRPYIHGFVVRRHEPVPSNWRAQYTLDRLLKEYGIIGISDIDTRMLTRILRHHGTMKGILTTGSERVEELRERLDLTPLMRDQVARTSTKSIFSSPGDGERIVLIDYGAKSGILRELTRRGCDVVVVPHDATADEIRRLAPDGIQLSNGPGDPKDAPQAVATLKELLGEFPIFGICLGHQLFALACGADTTKLKFGHRGGNHPVKELATNRCYITSQNHGYTVLEDSIAGTKLEVTHINNNDRTIEGLRHTEFPAFTVQYHPEAAPGPFDSSYLFDQFLDMIRDHKRSHPKKPRQAELAERQRGELQYAQK; from the coding sequence ATGCAAGCAAGATTGTTGTTGGAAGACGGCACGCTGTTCACGGGCCTCGCATTTGGCGCCGAAGGACAGTCGGCCGGCGAAGTGGTATTTAACACCGGCATAACAGGCTATCAGGAGGTCATTTCCGATCCGTCCTACTGCGGGCAAATCGTTACGATGACGTATCCGCTCGTCGGCAACTACGGCATTTCGCGGGACGATTTCGAATCGGTCCGGCCCTATATCCACGGGTTTGTCGTCCGCAGGCACGAACCGGTGCCGAGCAATTGGCGGGCGCAGTACACGCTTGACCGGCTGCTGAAGGAATACGGCATCATCGGCATCAGCGACATCGATACGCGCATGCTGACCCGCATCCTGCGCCATCACGGCACGATGAAGGGGATTCTGACGACCGGCTCGGAGCGCGTCGAAGAGCTTCGCGAGCGACTCGATCTCACGCCGCTGATGCGCGATCAGGTGGCCCGCACGTCGACGAAAAGCATCTTTTCGAGCCCGGGAGACGGAGAGCGGATCGTCCTGATCGATTACGGCGCGAAAAGCGGCATCCTGCGCGAGCTGACGCGCCGCGGCTGCGACGTTGTCGTCGTGCCGCACGATGCGACGGCCGATGAAATCCGCCGCCTCGCACCGGACGGCATCCAGCTGTCGAACGGCCCCGGCGATCCGAAGGATGCGCCGCAAGCGGTCGCGACGCTGAAGGAGCTCCTCGGCGAATTCCCGATTTTCGGCATCTGCCTCGGCCATCAGCTGTTTGCGCTGGCTTGCGGTGCGGACACGACGAAGCTGAAATTCGGCCACCGCGGCGGCAACCATCCGGTGAAGGAGCTGGCGACGAACCGCTGCTACATCACCTCGCAAAACCACGGGTATACCGTGCTGGAGGATTCGATCGCGGGCACGAAGCTGGAAGTGACCCACATCAACAACAACGACCGGACCATCGAGGGCTTGCGGCATACGGAATTCCCGGCGTTTACGGTCCAGTACCATCCGGAGGCCGCGCCGGGACCGTTCGATTCAAGCTACCTGTTCGATCAATTCCTGGACATGATCCGCGACCATAAGCGAAGTCACCCGAAAAAACCGCGCCAGGCGGAGCTTGCGGAACGTCAAAGAGGAGAGCTGCAGTATGCCCAAAAATAA
- a CDS encoding dihydroorotase has translation MPVWIINGQVWDEAAGRPVTKHIRTENGRIAAIAEGDAAELDTEGHDIIDAAGRLVSAGFIDMHVHLRDPGFEHKEDLATGTRSAAKGGFTTIACMPNTRPVTDTPETVRYIRDKAAREGIVKVLPYAAITKNELGRELTDFAALKEAGAAGFTDDGVGVQNAQMMKNAMTLAKSLDLPIIAHCEDDSLVEGAWATEGNFARKYGLKGIPNESEAIHVGRDALLAEATGVHYHVCHVSTEQSVRLIRLAKQNGVRITAEVCPHHLVLSDEDIPGLDDANWKMNPPLRSPRDVQAVIEGLEDGTIDIIVTDHAPHSDEEKARGVELAPFGIVGFETAFPLLYTKFVQTGRWTLGFLLQRMTADPARVFGLTEGRLAVGAPADVTIVELEGERTVDPKTFASKSANMPFGGWRLAGWPVLTMVDGKVVWSELPQ, from the coding sequence ATGCCGGTTTGGATCATAAACGGACAAGTTTGGGACGAGGCGGCCGGAAGGCCGGTCACAAAACATATTCGAACGGAAAACGGCAGGATTGCGGCGATCGCGGAAGGCGATGCGGCTGAGCTGGATACGGAGGGGCATGATATAATCGACGCCGCGGGCAGGCTGGTCTCGGCGGGATTTATCGATATGCACGTACACCTCCGCGATCCGGGGTTCGAACATAAAGAAGACCTTGCAACGGGCACGCGCTCGGCGGCGAAAGGCGGCTTCACGACCATCGCCTGCATGCCGAACACGCGCCCGGTCACCGATACGCCGGAAACCGTCCGCTACATAAGGGACAAAGCGGCGAGAGAAGGCATCGTGAAGGTGCTTCCGTACGCGGCGATTACGAAAAACGAGCTCGGGCGCGAGCTGACCGACTTTGCCGCCTTGAAGGAAGCGGGCGCAGCCGGCTTCACCGACGACGGCGTCGGCGTGCAGAACGCGCAGATGATGAAAAACGCGATGACGCTGGCCAAATCGCTTGATCTGCCGATCATCGCCCACTGCGAGGACGACTCGCTGGTCGAGGGCGCCTGGGCGACCGAAGGCAATTTTGCCAGGAAATACGGCTTGAAAGGCATCCCGAACGAATCCGAGGCGATCCATGTCGGACGCGACGCGCTGCTGGCCGAGGCGACGGGCGTTCACTACCACGTCTGCCACGTCAGCACCGAACAGTCGGTGCGCCTCATCCGGCTGGCGAAGCAAAACGGCGTGCGCATCACGGCCGAGGTTTGTCCGCACCATCTGGTGCTGTCGGACGAGGATATTCCGGGGCTGGACGACGCCAACTGGAAAATGAACCCGCCGCTGCGGTCGCCCCGCGACGTGCAGGCGGTCATCGAAGGGCTCGAGGACGGTACGATCGATATCATCGTCACCGACCATGCGCCGCACAGCGACGAAGAAAAAGCGCGCGGCGTCGAGCTGGCGCCGTTCGGCATCGTCGGCTTCGAAACGGCGTTTCCGCTCCTCTACACGAAATTCGTCCAAACCGGCAGATGGACGCTCGGCTTCCTGCTGCAGCGGATGACGGCCGACCCGGCCAGGGTGTTTGGGCTGACCGAAGGCCGGCTCGCGGTTGGCGCTCCAGCGGACGTGACAATTGTCGAGCTGGAAGGCGAACGGACGGTCGATCCGAAGACGTTCGCTTCGAAGAGCGCGAACATGCCGTTCGGCGGATGGCGGTTAGCCGGCTGGCCGGTGCTCACGATGGTGGACGGCAAGGTCGTCTGGTCGGAGCTGCCGCAATAG
- a CDS encoding aspartate carbamoyltransferase catalytic subunit — MAVITHMQRSLLGLKELDKEEIVSILDRAAYWEAQPDKVRQVAPGKFVANMFFENSTRTRFSFEVAEKRLGAEVLNFSAAVSSVQKGESIYDTVKTLESMGIDAGVIRLKPIGVLAELAAKIKVPLINAGDGNNEHPTQALLDLYTMRKHFGELRGLTVTIVGDVLHSRVARSNLWALRKFGANVRFCSPPNMAAPELDAPNVTMNEALQSDVVMMLRVQLERHESGMLKSAEEYREQYGLTVERAKRIPEHAIIMHPAPINRGVEIDDEVVEHPQSRIFPQMANGVPVRMAVIERALG, encoded by the coding sequence ATGGCGGTCATCACGCATATGCAGCGGAGTTTGCTCGGGCTGAAGGAACTCGATAAGGAAGAGATCGTTTCGATTCTGGACCGCGCGGCCTACTGGGAGGCGCAGCCGGATAAAGTGCGGCAGGTGGCTCCAGGCAAGTTTGTCGCGAATATGTTTTTCGAGAACAGTACCCGCACGCGGTTTTCGTTCGAAGTGGCCGAGAAGCGGCTAGGCGCGGAGGTGCTCAATTTCTCGGCCGCGGTTTCGAGCGTGCAGAAGGGCGAGTCGATCTACGATACGGTCAAGACGCTCGAATCGATGGGTATCGACGCCGGCGTCATCCGGCTGAAGCCGATCGGCGTGCTGGCCGAGCTTGCCGCGAAAATCAAGGTGCCGCTCATCAACGCGGGCGACGGCAACAACGAGCATCCGACGCAGGCGCTGCTCGACCTGTATACGATGCGCAAGCATTTCGGCGAGCTGCGGGGGCTGACGGTTACGATCGTCGGCGATGTGCTGCACAGCCGCGTAGCGCGCTCGAATTTGTGGGCGCTGCGAAAATTCGGCGCGAACGTGCGCTTCTGCTCGCCGCCGAACATGGCCGCCCCCGAGCTGGACGCGCCGAACGTGACGATGAACGAAGCGCTGCAGTCGGACGTCGTCATGATGCTGAGGGTGCAGCTGGAACGGCACGAGAGCGGCATGCTGAAATCGGCCGAAGAATACCGCGAGCAGTACGGCCTGACGGTCGAGCGGGCGAAACGGATTCCGGAACATGCGATCATCATGCATCCGGCGCCGATCAACCGCGGCGTCGAAATCGACGACGAGGTGGTCGAGCATCCGCAGTCGCGGATTTTCCCGCAGATGGCAAACGGGGTGCCGGTTAGGATGGCTGTAATCGAGCGTGCGCTCGGCTAA
- the pyrR gene encoding bifunctional pyr operon transcriptional regulator/uracil phosphoribosyltransferase PyrR: protein MDEQRRIIMDETAIRRALTRIAHEIVEKNKGIEGCVLVGIRTRGVYLARRIAELIREIEGAPVKSDEIDITSYRDDRAHGAGGSPSPAPSPGAAATLNVQDKRVILFDDVLYTGRTIRAAMDALMDRGRPQSIQLAVLVDRGHRELPIRPDYVGKNVPTSKQERIEVSLQDVDDVDQVAIIHRRGLA from the coding sequence ATGGATGAACAGCGGCGCATTATTATGGACGAGACGGCGATCCGCCGGGCGCTGACGCGAATCGCCCATGAAATTGTCGAGAAGAACAAAGGCATCGAAGGCTGCGTGCTCGTCGGAATCCGGACGCGCGGTGTCTATCTGGCCCGCCGTATCGCGGAGCTCATTCGCGAAATCGAAGGCGCTCCGGTCAAGTCGGACGAAATCGACATCACTTCTTACCGGGACGACCGGGCGCACGGCGCCGGCGGCTCGCCGAGTCCTGCGCCGTCTCCCGGCGCCGCGGCCACCCTGAACGTGCAGGACAAGCGGGTCATTTTGTTCGATGACGTACTGTATACCGGCCGGACGATCCGGGCGGCGATGGACGCGCTGATGGACCGCGGGCGGCCGCAGAGTATCCAGCTGGCGGTGCTGGTCGACAGAGGCCACCGCGAGCTGCCGATCCGGCCCGACTATGTCGGCAAGAACGTGCCGACCTCAAAGCAGGAGCGAATCGAAGTGTCGCTCCAGGACGTGGACGATGTGGACCAAGTGGCGATAATCCATCGGAGGGGGCTGGCTTGA
- a CDS encoding LL-diaminopimelate aminotransferase codes for MTQINHSYTELQGSYLFSEIAKRRTKFMQENPNAQIISLGIGDVTRGLPDAIVKAMHAAVDELARPDSFRGYGPEQGYDFLIQAIIDNDYKARGIDIQTNEVFVSDGSKCDVGNIQEIFSQDAVIAVQDPVYPVYVDTNVMAGRSGRFNKEKGQYENIVYLPCSAENNFTPSLPEGRKVDLIYLCYPNNPTGMTLSKAELKRWVDFAKANDAIILYDSAYEAFIQEKDVPRSIYEIEGAKEVAIEFRSFSKTAGFTGVRCAYTVVPRELKAKDADGNVVTVADLWNRRHTTKFNGVSYVTQRGAEAVFSPEGKEQIRSIIDYYMTNAGIIRDGLKSLGLQVFGGVNAPYIWLKTPNGLDSWAFFDKLLSEANIVGTPGVGFGQSGQGYFRLTAFGSRENTEKAVERITKLSL; via the coding sequence ATGACACAAATTAATCATTCTTATACGGAGCTTCAGGGCAGCTATCTGTTCTCCGAAATCGCCAAGCGCCGCACGAAATTCATGCAGGAAAACCCGAATGCGCAAATTATAAGCCTCGGCATCGGCGACGTGACGCGGGGCCTGCCGGATGCGATCGTGAAAGCGATGCACGCTGCGGTGGACGAGCTGGCCCGGCCCGATTCGTTCCGCGGCTACGGCCCCGAGCAGGGTTACGATTTCCTGATTCAGGCGATCATCGATAACGACTATAAAGCGCGCGGGATCGACATCCAGACGAACGAAGTGTTCGTCAGCGACGGCTCGAAATGCGATGTCGGCAACATTCAGGAAATTTTCAGCCAGGATGCCGTCATTGCGGTGCAGGACCCGGTGTATCCGGTTTATGTGGACACGAACGTAATGGCCGGCCGTTCGGGACGGTTTAATAAAGAGAAGGGCCAATATGAGAACATCGTCTATTTGCCGTGCAGCGCCGAGAACAACTTTACGCCGAGCCTGCCGGAAGGGCGCAAGGTCGATTTGATCTACCTGTGCTATCCGAACAATCCTACGGGCATGACGCTGTCGAAGGCCGAGCTGAAGCGCTGGGTCGATTTCGCCAAAGCGAACGATGCGATTATTTTGTACGATTCGGCTTACGAGGCATTCATTCAGGAGAAGGACGTGCCCCGCAGCATTTACGAAATCGAAGGCGCCAAGGAAGTGGCCATCGAATTCCGCAGCTTTTCCAAGACGGCCGGCTTTACGGGCGTCCGCTGCGCCTACACGGTCGTGCCGCGCGAGCTGAAAGCCAAGGACGCAGACGGCAACGTCGTGACAGTGGCGGATTTGTGGAATCGCCGCCATACGACAAAATTCAACGGCGTTTCCTACGTGACCCAACGCGGGGCGGAAGCGGTCTTTTCGCCGGAGGGCAAGGAACAAATTCGTTCGATTATTGATTATTACATGACGAACGCGGGGATTATCCGCGACGGCCTGAAGTCGCTGGGGCTTCAAGTGTTCGGCGGCGTCAATGCGCCTTACATCTGGCTTAAGACGCCAAACGGACTCGACTCCTGGGCGTTCTTCGACAAACTGCTTTCCGAGGCGAACATCGTCGGCACGCCGGGCGTCGGCTTTGGCCAGAGCGGGCAGGGCTATTTCCGTCTAACCGCGTTCGGCAGCCGCGAAAATACGGAGAAAGCGGTTGAACGCATAACGAAGCTGAGTCTGTAA
- a CDS encoding RluA family pseudouridine synthase produces MDSMNEKNRMEASRSNEERIEFTARDGEAGIRLDKAVTESLEEDAAASRTQVQEWIKAGAVLVNGRPAKANYKLAAGDEVTIDIPEPEAAEIEPEAIPLDIAYEDGDVIVINKPRGLVVHPAPGHVKGTVVNALMYHCTDLSGINGVMRPGIVHRIDKDTSGLLMAAKNDLAHASLAEQLKAHTVTRKYIALVHGNLPHDHGTVDAPIGRDPHDRKLFTVIERGGKRAVTHFAVIERIADYTLLELQLETGRTHQIRVHMKYIGHPLAGDPVYGRSRTIGLKGQALHAAVLGFEHPRTGAYLEFEAPVPEDMEREIAILRQL; encoded by the coding sequence ATGGACAGCATGAACGAAAAGAACCGGATGGAAGCCAGCCGGTCCAATGAAGAACGGATTGAATTTACGGCCCGGGACGGCGAAGCGGGCATAAGGCTGGACAAAGCCGTCACGGAAAGCCTGGAGGAAGACGCCGCCGCATCCCGCACCCAGGTGCAGGAGTGGATCAAAGCGGGCGCCGTGCTCGTCAACGGACGACCGGCCAAGGCGAATTACAAGCTCGCCGCCGGCGACGAGGTGACGATCGACATTCCGGAGCCCGAGGCGGCGGAGATTGAACCGGAGGCGATTCCGCTTGACATCGCATACGAGGACGGCGACGTTATCGTGATCAACAAGCCGCGCGGCTTGGTCGTCCACCCGGCACCCGGTCACGTCAAGGGCACCGTCGTGAACGCGTTAATGTATCACTGCACCGACTTGTCCGGCATTAACGGCGTTATGAGGCCCGGCATCGTGCACCGGATCGACAAGGATACGTCCGGACTGCTGATGGCGGCGAAGAACGATCTCGCGCATGCGTCGCTGGCCGAGCAGCTCAAGGCGCATACGGTGACGCGGAAATATATCGCCCTCGTGCACGGCAACCTGCCGCACGATCACGGGACAGTGGATGCGCCGATCGGACGCGATCCGCACGACCGCAAGCTGTTTACGGTTATCGAACGGGGCGGGAAGCGCGCGGTCACGCATTTTGCCGTCATCGAACGGATCGCCGATTATACGCTGCTCGAGCTCCAGCTCGAAACGGGGCGGACCCATCAAATCCGCGTTCATATGAAATATATCGGGCATCCGCTGGCGGGAGATCCGGTCTATGGGCGGAGCAGGACGATCGGGCTGAAAGGTCAGGCGCTTCACGCCGCGGTGCTTGGCTTCGAGCATCCGCGAACCGGAGCCTATCTGGAATTCGAAGCGCCCGTTCCGGAGGATATGGAGAGGGAAATCGCCATTTTGCGCCAGCTGTAA
- the lspA gene encoding signal peptidase II — MKYYYYWIALFVFAIDFVSKKMIEANFVIGQKMSIIGDFFVITFLKNQGAAFGILQRQQWLFVLITLLVVAGIVWYMAKNRNTGKPLLLIGLGLVLGGAIGNFLDRALYGEVTDFLQFTFGSYVFPIFNLADSGITCGVALILLDALISSKKENGEPNGQHERKEPDGSQPVQ, encoded by the coding sequence GTGAAATATTACTATTATTGGATCGCGCTCTTCGTCTTCGCAATCGATTTCGTCTCAAAAAAAATGATCGAAGCCAACTTCGTTATCGGTCAAAAGATGAGCATTATCGGCGACTTCTTTGTGATTACGTTTCTCAAAAATCAGGGCGCCGCGTTCGGCATCCTGCAGCGCCAGCAGTGGCTGTTCGTTCTGATCACGCTTCTGGTCGTCGCCGGCATTGTCTGGTATATGGCGAAAAACCGGAATACCGGCAAGCCCTTGCTGCTGATCGGGCTCGGTCTCGTGCTGGGCGGCGCGATCGGCAATTTTCTCGACCGGGCGCTTTACGGCGAAGTCACCGACTTCCTGCAGTTTACGTTCGGCAGCTATGTGTTTCCGATTTTTAATTTGGCGGATTCCGGAATTACATGCGGCGTTGCGCTTATATTGCTCGATGCCCTGATCTCCTCAAAAAAAGAAAATGGTGAACCGAATGGACAGCATGAACGAAAAGAACCGGATGGAAGCCAGCCGGTCCAATGA
- a CDS encoding TraR/DksA C4-type zinc finger protein: protein MSHLTSEQLNGLKARLEADKRQTEARLGDQEHYGLASSQRDDTGELSAIDNHPGDLATETYDREKDVALLEQEDLRLARIDAALEAMADGSYGICRVCGEPIPYERLAAVPDTVYCVEHSPRQDESYRRPVEEAFLQPPFGRSSLDEHEYNGFDGEDAWQIVESWGNSNSPAMSENRNAEDYESVGIEAGEPDGYVEAIESFLATDISGNHVTVVRNKAYYEYMKHKEGDGGLEEE from the coding sequence ATGAGCCATCTTACATCTGAACAGCTTAACGGGCTGAAAGCGAGGCTGGAAGCCGATAAACGGCAGACCGAAGCGCGCCTCGGGGATCAAGAGCATTACGGGCTGGCGTCCTCGCAGCGGGACGACACGGGCGAGCTGTCCGCCATCGACAACCATCCGGGCGATTTGGCGACCGAGACGTATGATCGGGAGAAGGATGTCGCACTGCTCGAGCAGGAGGATCTGCGCCTAGCCCGGATCGATGCCGCCCTGGAGGCGATGGCGGATGGAAGCTACGGGATTTGCCGCGTATGCGGGGAACCGATCCCGTACGAACGGCTCGCGGCGGTTCCGGATACCGTATACTGCGTCGAGCATTCGCCAAGACAGGACGAATCCTACCGCAGACCGGTGGAGGAAGCTTTTCTGCAACCGCCGTTCGGCCGCTCAAGCCTCGACGAGCATGAATATAACGGCTTTGATGGAGAAGACGCCTGGCAGATCGTTGAAAGCTGGGGCAATTCGAACTCGCCGGCCATGTCCGAAAACCGCAACGCGGAAGATTACGAGAGCGTCGGTATCGAAGCCGGAGAACCCGACGGTTACGTCGAGGCGATCGAAAGCTTCCTGGCGACCGATATTTCCGGAAATCATGTGACGGTCGTCCGCAACAAAGCGTATTACGAATATATGAAGCATAAGGAAGGGGACGGCGGACTGGAGGAGGAATGA